In one Butyrivibrio proteoclasticus B316 genomic region, the following are encoded:
- a CDS encoding EAL domain-containing protein, producing MWDFTYVFPSLLILSVIMGYYFVLPRISIRMNHTFIHLIGVECVVMVFDIVSSWADMNYQDFSAWTLYVVNDIYFIGFFARAFFFFAFTVSVLHIPYLNDRRIYFVSMLPFFVVTILVLTTPITKLFYYIDETGYHSAPLYFGLYVEFWIYLGLSLLAVLANIDKLKGKKEVWSVLWINSILLIGTIFRLLFPKYLLMDTFCLLSLLIAYLSFMNPEFYLEGKTWIFNSKALREYLEEINGYKKYKIFVFVIHHYKDVRELYGMRQMDQGICLIGDYIKKTFTNYKPFYTRNGRFCLITDYLADTGRIRDILQERFSSPWIADNTELYLDIGCAILNTHNKKIEYDTMTSLLQNTFNEAEKVNKEGLIVIDDTFAEKAKRDMDIKKSIEYAIDHDACEVFLQPIIDSSTGKLCGAETLARIKDSEGNYISPGLFIPVAEHNGRINEIGEQMFIKLCRFIRDNKVKELGLKWINFNLSPVQFMKADLAQSLMKYVREYNIEPKFIHLEITEEAMVDDQLLVNQTNQLKDLGFHFVLDDYGKGYSNLTRLKRCPFINIKLDVSIVWDYCSKPDVLLPNMVKTFANMGFGITAEGIETEEMAQSMTDIGCKYLQGYYYSKPLPLDEFVKKYSQA from the coding sequence ATGTGGGATTTCACTTATGTTTTCCCGAGTTTGCTGATCCTTAGCGTAATAATGGGTTACTATTTTGTTCTACCTCGTATATCTATCAGAATGAATCACACTTTTATTCATCTGATCGGAGTTGAATGCGTAGTAATGGTTTTTGATATAGTATCATCCTGGGCAGATATGAACTACCAGGATTTTTCTGCGTGGACTTTGTATGTTGTAAATGATATATATTTCATCGGCTTTTTTGCCAGAGCCTTTTTCTTTTTTGCATTTACGGTTTCTGTTCTGCATATTCCCTATCTCAATGACAGAAGAATATATTTTGTCTCAATGCTTCCATTTTTTGTAGTGACAATACTAGTGCTTACAACGCCAATTACAAAGCTATTCTACTATATAGATGAGACCGGATATCACAGCGCACCTTTATACTTTGGATTATATGTGGAATTCTGGATATATCTGGGCCTTAGCCTTTTGGCGGTTTTGGCAAACATAGATAAGCTAAAGGGTAAAAAGGAAGTTTGGTCGGTTCTATGGATCAATTCGATACTTCTGATAGGGACTATTTTCAGGCTCTTATTCCCAAAGTACCTTCTCATGGATACCTTCTGCCTGCTTAGTTTACTTATCGCTTATCTGTCCTTTATGAATCCGGAATTTTATCTTGAAGGAAAAACCTGGATATTTAATTCCAAAGCTCTCAGGGAATATCTGGAGGAAATAAACGGTTATAAGAAATATAAGATATTTGTTTTTGTCATTCACCATTACAAGGATGTGAGAGAACTATACGGAATGCGTCAGATGGACCAGGGCATATGCCTGATCGGTGACTACATTAAAAAGACATTTACCAATTATAAGCCTTTCTATACCAGAAATGGAAGATTCTGTTTGATAACCGATTATCTTGCTGATACGGGGCGTATACGGGATATATTACAGGAAAGATTTAGCTCTCCGTGGATTGCTGATAATACTGAACTCTATCTTGATATTGGCTGTGCGATATTAAATACGCATAATAAGAAAATTGAATATGATACCATGACTAGCCTTCTTCAGAATACCTTTAACGAAGCAGAGAAGGTTAACAAAGAAGGACTAATTGTTATTGACGATACCTTTGCAGAAAAAGCAAAGAGAGACATGGATATTAAAAAGTCCATAGAGTATGCTATAGACCACGATGCCTGCGAAGTATTTCTTCAACCGATCATTGATTCTTCTACCGGAAAACTTTGTGGAGCAGAGACCCTTGCCAGAATAAAGGATTCTGAAGGAAACTACATTTCACCTGGTCTTTTTATTCCTGTAGCAGAGCATAATGGCCGAATTAATGAAATTGGCGAGCAGATGTTCATTAAATTATGCAGGTTCATTAGAGATAATAAGGTAAAAGAGCTTGGACTTAAATGGATCAATTTCAATCTGTCCCCGGTTCAGTTTATGAAGGCAGATCTTGCCCAAAGTCTTATGAAATATGTAAGAGAGTATAATATTGAACCTAAGTTTATACATCTGGAGATAACTGAGGAAGCTATGGTTGATGACCAGCTTTTAGTCAATCAGACTAATCAGCTCAAAGACCTGGGTTTTCACTTTGTACTTGATGATTATGGGAAAGGCTATTCTAACCTCACAAGACTTAAGAGGTGCCCGTTTATCAATATCAAGCTCGATGTGAGTATCGTTTGGGACTATTGCAGTAAACCTGATGTTTTGCTTCCGAATATGGTTAAAACATTTGCAAACATGGGCTTTGGAATAACGGCAGAGGGAATAGAAACCGAGGAAATGGCTCAGAGCATGACAGACATTGGATGTAAATATCTTCAGGGGTATTATTATTCCAAGCCTCTTCCTTTGGATGAATTTGTCAAAAAATATTCACAAGCCTGA
- a CDS encoding PLP-dependent aminotransferase family protein, producing the protein MKKYAEMSKQELEDEIVQLKAQYKKFQEMDLNLNMARGKPCREQLDLSMGLMDALNSEADLSCEDGTDCRNYGVLTGIDEAKVLIGAMMENKPENIIIYGNSSLNVMYDTVSRAYTHGIMGNTPWCKLDKVKFLCPVPGYDRHFAITEYFGIEMINVDMTPEGPDMDKVEELVSSDESIKGIWCVPKYSNPQGYSYSDDTVRRFARLKPAAKDFRIFWDNAYGIHHLYDNNQDYLIEILEECKKAGNPDLVYKFASTSKITFPGSGIAALATSLNNLDDIKAQLTNQTIGHDKVNQLRHVRFFGDINGMKAHMRKHAEIIRPKFEAVLEILDRDLTPCGIGDWTKPNGGYFISFDAPEGCAKAIVDRAKKAGVTMTNAGATYPYKKDPHDSNIRIAPTYPSLPDLRTAMDIFTVCVRLTAATKMLAEIAE; encoded by the coding sequence ATGAAGAAATATGCAGAAATGAGCAAGCAGGAACTTGAGGATGAGATTGTTCAGCTCAAGGCTCAGTACAAGAAATTTCAGGAGATGGATTTGAACCTCAACATGGCAAGAGGTAAGCCATGCAGAGAACAGCTTGATCTGTCAATGGGGCTTATGGACGCCCTCAATTCAGAAGCAGATTTATCCTGTGAAGACGGAACAGACTGTCGTAACTATGGGGTTCTTACAGGTATTGATGAAGCCAAGGTTTTAATTGGTGCTATGATGGAGAACAAGCCTGAGAATATTATCATCTATGGAAACTCCTCGCTCAACGTAATGTACGATACAGTTTCAAGAGCTTATACTCACGGTATCATGGGTAACACTCCATGGTGCAAGCTCGATAAGGTTAAATTCCTCTGCCCTGTTCCAGGATATGACAGACACTTTGCCATTACTGAGTACTTTGGCATTGAGATGATCAATGTTGATATGACTCCTGAAGGCCCTGATATGGACAAGGTTGAAGAACTGGTATCTTCTGATGAATCTATAAAGGGTATCTGGTGTGTTCCCAAATACTCCAATCCTCAGGGATACTCCTACTCCGATGATACAGTAAGACGTTTTGCAAGACTAAAGCCCGCAGCCAAGGATTTCCGTATTTTCTGGGACAACGCTTACGGTATTCACCATCTCTATGACAACAATCAGGATTATCTTATTGAAATCCTTGAAGAGTGTAAGAAAGCCGGCAACCCGGATCTTGTATACAAATTTGCTTCTACTTCCAAGATCACCTTCCCGGGAAGTGGTATCGCAGCTCTTGCTACATCTCTTAATAACCTCGATGACATAAAGGCTCAGCTCACCAACCAGACCATAGGTCATGACAAGGTTAACCAGCTTCGTCACGTAAGATTCTTTGGTGATATAAATGGCATGAAAGCTCACATGAGAAAGCATGCAGAAATAATAAGACCCAAGTTTGAAGCCGTTCTTGAAATCCTCGACAGAGACCTTACTCCTTGCGGAATCGGCGACTGGACCAAGCCAAACGGCGGCTACTTCATCAGCTTTGACGCTCCTGAAGGTTGTGCCAAGGCAATCGTAGACAGAGCCAAGAAGGCAGGCGTTACAATGACTAACGCCGGAGCTACATATCCATACAAGAAGGATCCTCATGACAGCAATATCCGTATTGCTCCTACATATCCTTCACTTCCTGATCTCAGAACTGCCATGGATATCTTCACAGTATGCGTAAGACTTACTGCTGCTACTAAAATGCTTGCAGAAATCGCAGAGTAA
- a CDS encoding DUF4230 domain-containing protein, producing the protein MKISAKTQNIIYGVIIGISVLAMIILCAGYFKDKKTDDTVKEIPQTAVLKPKEDKVKVTIDTKIIEEGLDDMGFLVTQEYYFTQVETYTKEKKVLKFFDATSELAYSYEGSVTAGVDFERIKIRKDDENKVIRVEVPKAEIQTVIIDKDSFKTYSEKESMWNKLDMSDFNSSLSEFEKAAKDKALENGILDRAQERAEELVYNFVSKYQGVSQYKVICE; encoded by the coding sequence ATGAAGATATCAGCTAAGACTCAGAATATCATTTATGGCGTGATAATTGGTATTTCTGTCCTTGCAATGATCATTTTGTGCGCCGGTTATTTCAAGGATAAAAAGACAGATGATACTGTAAAGGAAATACCTCAGACAGCGGTTCTTAAGCCTAAGGAGGACAAGGTAAAAGTAACCATAGATACCAAGATCATTGAGGAAGGCCTTGATGATATGGGCTTTTTGGTCACTCAGGAATATTATTTTACCCAGGTTGAGACCTATACCAAGGAAAAGAAGGTACTGAAATTCTTTGATGCTACATCAGAACTTGCATATAGCTATGAAGGCTCAGTAACTGCAGGAGTTGACTTTGAGAGGATCAAGATCCGCAAGGATGATGAAAATAAAGTGATAAGGGTAGAGGTTCCCAAGGCAGAAATACAGACAGTTATCATCGACAAAGATTCTTTTAAGACATATTCAGAAAAAGAGTCAATGTGGAACAAGCTTGATATGAGTGACTTTAATTCCTCCTTATCTGAATTTGAGAAGGCTGCCAAAGATAAAGCTCTGGAAAATGGTATTCTTGACAGGGCTCAGGAAAGGGCAGAGGAACTGGTATATAACTTTGTCAGTAAATATCAGGGAGTTTCGCAGTACAAGGTTATTTGCGAATAA
- the larE gene encoding ATP-dependent sacrificial sulfur transferase LarE codes for MSINDKLSGDVQAKLDKLRAYIKSLGSLAVGFSGGVDSSLLMVVAHDVLGDKAIAVTCTAVFVPDRELREAHDFCAERGIRQLTCKVDPLSKENVRHNPPDRCYHCKNMIFSEIKRIAAENGIEYVAEGSNMDDLGDYRPGLRAVEELEITSPLRQAELTKDDIRQISRALGLPTWSKPSYACLASRFVYGEDITVEKLQMVDKAEEFLIERGFVNERVRIHGNLARIEVPAEEIDKLAATDMRKELTSRFKEIGFTYVTLDLQGYQMGSMNAVLDKSITGSGKEK; via the coding sequence ATGTCGATTAATGATAAGTTATCTGGAGATGTTCAGGCTAAGCTGGATAAACTCAGAGCATATATTAAAAGTCTGGGATCACTTGCAGTAGGGTTTTCCGGAGGTGTGGACTCATCTCTATTAATGGTGGTAGCGCACGATGTACTTGGAGATAAGGCTATTGCTGTGACATGCACTGCTGTTTTTGTTCCGGACAGGGAACTTAGAGAAGCCCATGATTTCTGCGCCGAGCGCGGTATCAGGCAGCTTACCTGTAAAGTGGATCCTCTCAGTAAGGAAAATGTAAGGCATAATCCCCCGGATAGGTGTTATCACTGTAAGAATATGATTTTCTCTGAGATTAAGAGAATAGCTGCAGAAAATGGAATAGAGTACGTTGCAGAAGGTTCCAATATGGATGATCTTGGAGACTATCGCCCGGGACTAAGGGCTGTGGAGGAGCTTGAGATTACAAGCCCTTTAAGGCAAGCTGAGCTTACTAAGGATGATATTAGACAAATATCAAGAGCTCTTGGTCTTCCTACCTGGAGTAAGCCCTCCTATGCTTGTCTTGCCTCCAGATTTGTCTATGGAGAAGACATTACTGTTGAGAAATTGCAGATGGTTGATAAGGCCGAGGAGTTTCTGATTGAGAGAGGTTTTGTCAATGAAAGGGTGCGCATTCATGGTAATCTTGCAAGGATTGAAGTTCCTGCGGAAGAAATAGACAAGCTTGCGGCTACTGATATGAGAAAAGAGCTTACATCCAGATTTAAGGAAATTGGCTTTACTTATGTGACACTTGACCTTCAGGGATACCAGATGGGCAGCATGAACGCTGTGCTTGATAAGTCTATTACAGGATCAGGAAAGGAAAAATAA
- a CDS encoding response regulator, whose protein sequence is MKSVLIVDDSRVSRKMIRNLISHSGFEVVGEAIDGREGLELYVKLSPDVVVMDITIPEMNGLDSLMKIKEHDPDARVILIAEEGQDQEKEEARKAGAVALVTKPYTDEDILYAIRMC, encoded by the coding sequence ATGAAGAGCGTGCTGATAGTAGATGATTCCAGAGTTTCACGCAAGATGATCAGAAATCTTATATCTCATTCTGGATTTGAGGTTGTAGGTGAAGCCATAGATGGAAGAGAAGGACTGGAATTATATGTTAAGCTTAGTCCTGATGTAGTAGTTATGGATATTACTATCCCGGAGATGAACGGGCTTGATTCTCTTATGAAAATTAAAGAGCATGATCCGGATGCAAGAGTTATTCTTATTGCAGAGGAAGGGCAGGATCAGGAAAAGGAAGAAGCCAGGAAGGCTGGTGCAGTAGCTTTAGTTACCAAGCCCTATACGGATGAAGATATTTTATATGCAATCAGAATGTGTTGA
- a CDS encoding histidine phosphatase family protein: MKIWVTRHGQTDLNAQKLMQGRSDVPLNETGRAQAKAARELIGDVKFDAVYASPLDRAIETASIIGGVDRSKIIIDERIIETDFGKYEQKPYATMGLPMNLYWMLPEVFPAPPTVETTDQMIERVRSFFTELEAQDHENVLVACHGGIIRVIRGYLEDVRRGYVWRPRPKNCEIRVYESVNGKHTFLDQKVI, encoded by the coding sequence ATGAAGATATGGGTTACCAGACATGGACAGACTGATCTTAATGCCCAGAAGCTCATGCAGGGAAGATCAGACGTTCCGCTTAATGAAACAGGAAGAGCACAGGCCAAGGCGGCAAGAGAGCTAATAGGAGACGTTAAATTTGATGCTGTCTATGCCAGTCCTCTTGACAGGGCAATTGAAACTGCTTCTATAATAGGCGGCGTTGATCGCTCCAAGATAATCATAGATGAGAGGATCATAGAGACGGATTTTGGTAAGTATGAGCAGAAGCCATACGCTACAATGGGGCTTCCCATGAACCTCTACTGGATGCTCCCTGAAGTGTTTCCGGCACCGCCTACAGTAGAGACTACTGATCAGATGATTGAGAGGGTTCGCAGCTTTTTTACGGAACTTGAAGCGCAGGATCATGAGAACGTGCTTGTAGCCTGCCACGGCGGGATCATAAGAGTTATAAGGGGCTACCTTGAAGATGTAAGGAGAGGCTATGTATGGCGTCCACGCCCCAAGAACTGCGAGATAAGAGTATATGAATCAGTAAATGGTAAGCACACTTTTCTTGACCAAAAAGTGATATAA
- the rsgA gene encoding ribosome small subunit-dependent GTPase A translates to MKGRILKGIAGFYYVETYEEKVYECKAKGIFRKTNLKPLVGDDVEIDIIDEEKKLGNITEIFPRKNQLLRPPVANVDQAVILFAIVKPNPSYNLLDRFLIMMRQQNLPVIICFNKQDIATASEQQELHDAYEKCGYKVLFISVIEEKGLDELKELLKGKTTTLAGPSGVGKSSLLNKLVPNAQMQTGDLSRKIERGKNTTRHSELFFVEELSDNVDRNVDINVDGSADGEGTTCDTYVIDTPGFTSLEMRDVTPDNLMQFYPEFAEYEPECRFGGCSHIAEPDCGVKRAIAEGKIAKVRYDNYKVLYEELKNMRPDYSKKARR, encoded by the coding sequence TTGAAGGGACGAATTCTTAAGGGAATTGCCGGGTTTTACTACGTAGAGACTTATGAAGAAAAGGTATACGAATGTAAGGCAAAGGGCATATTCCGCAAAACCAATTTGAAACCGCTGGTGGGCGATGATGTGGAAATTGATATCATCGACGAGGAAAAGAAACTGGGAAACATTACAGAAATCTTTCCCAGAAAAAATCAGCTACTTAGACCGCCTGTTGCCAATGTGGATCAGGCGGTTATTTTGTTTGCGATAGTTAAGCCTAATCCAAGTTATAACCTCTTGGACAGATTCCTTATTATGATGCGTCAGCAAAATCTTCCTGTTATCATCTGCTTTAACAAACAGGATATTGCTACAGCCAGTGAGCAGCAGGAACTGCACGATGCCTACGAGAAGTGTGGCTACAAGGTTCTCTTTATAAGCGTAATAGAAGAAAAGGGACTGGATGAGCTCAAGGAACTGCTTAAGGGCAAGACTACTACTCTGGCAGGACCAAGTGGAGTGGGTAAGTCATCTCTTTTAAACAAGCTTGTTCCTAATGCACAGATGCAGACAGGAGATCTCAGCCGCAAAATAGAAAGAGGCAAGAATACCACAAGGCATTCAGAACTATTCTTTGTTGAGGAATTGTCTGATAATGTTGATAGAAATGTAGATATCAATGTAGATGGAAGTGCAGATGGAGAGGGAACTACATGTGATACATATGTGATCGACACTCCGGGATTTACATCTCTTGAGATGAGGGATGTCACTCCGGATAACCTTATGCAGTTCTATCCTGAATTTGCTGAATATGAGCCAGAATGCAGGTTCGGCGGATGCTCTCATATTGCTGAACCAGATTGCGGAGTAAAAAGAGCTATAGCAGAAGGCAAGATAGCAAAAGTCAGATATGACAACTATAAGGTTCTCTATGAAGAACTCAAGAATATGCGACCTGATTACAGCAAAAAGGCGCGACGCTGA
- the pknB gene encoding Stk1 family PASTA domain-containing Ser/Thr kinase, whose product MIKLGMVIGDRYEVLEKIGTGGMSDVYKAKDHKLNRLVAVKVLKQEFSENENFVSKFRVEAQSTAGLMHPNIVNVYDVGDEDGVNYIVMELVDGITLKKYIEKKSRLSVKEAVSIAIQVAMGLEAAHNNNIIHRDIKPQNIMISKEGKVKVTDFGIAKAATSNTITSNVMGSVHYTSPEQARGGYSDAKSDIYSLGITLFEMLTGRVPFNGDTTVAIAIKHIQEELPTPADYNDEIPISVEKIVLKCCQKSPDRRYQNAAELIADLKRSLITPDKDFVSLSNPDEEGATRVASEEEVSSVKNGTGRFSDTEKMRLKDEELRDYEEDDSHYNDRDRDRDRDRDRDRDRRRTRRDYDEDDDFYGYDRDRDRYRKQNPQGAGRIEKLTIAMAIVLAVLIGFMGLLLVGRKLGLVGNSEAGAEGSSVAASSEASSGAAQEETADGIIIPDVSGKSYAEAVATLNEKGFKVEKGEDAGSSLAKDLVSYTNPAAGNRAKSGATISVFVSTGANASAGNATAAVSTAKADGQVTVPNVIGKTSEEAVIMLVEAGLTAGSVVETSNEDPNLTGLICAQSIAYGTSVSEGTVINMELSTGPATVTYSYVSDISAPTEGENYQAGISVHVTLVTSDGTTLLNTTTSDFPIQMNSKGITSPTGTLTFVYTATSPTTTNEAGETVGGETKEITVTRAVTFTQEN is encoded by the coding sequence AATGGTGATCGGAGACCGCTATGAAGTGCTTGAGAAGATTGGCACCGGCGGCATGTCCGATGTTTATAAAGCAAAAGATCATAAGCTTAACCGCCTTGTAGCTGTTAAGGTACTCAAACAGGAATTCTCCGAAAATGAGAATTTTGTTTCCAAGTTCCGTGTAGAGGCACAGTCTACAGCAGGGCTTATGCATCCAAATATCGTTAATGTTTATGATGTAGGTGACGAAGATGGTGTCAATTACATTGTAATGGAGCTTGTTGACGGTATTACTCTTAAAAAGTACATTGAAAAGAAATCAAGGCTATCAGTCAAAGAGGCTGTAAGTATCGCTATTCAGGTAGCTATGGGTCTTGAGGCTGCACATAACAACAACATTATCCACAGAGATATCAAGCCTCAGAACATAATGATTTCCAAGGAAGGTAAGGTTAAGGTTACTGATTTTGGTATAGCCAAGGCAGCGACCAGTAATACTATCACTTCCAATGTTATGGGATCAGTTCATTACACATCACCTGAGCAGGCGAGAGGCGGCTATAGTGATGCCAAGAGTGATATTTATTCACTGGGTATTACTCTCTTTGAGATGTTGACAGGTCGTGTTCCTTTTAACGGTGACACAACTGTGGCTATAGCTATCAAGCATATTCAGGAGGAATTACCTACTCCTGCAGATTATAATGATGAGATTCCAATCAGTGTAGAGAAAATTGTTCTCAAGTGCTGCCAGAAGAGTCCTGACAGAAGATATCAGAACGCAGCAGAGCTTATTGCAGACCTTAAGCGTTCACTTATAACACCTGACAAGGATTTTGTATCTCTTTCAAATCCTGATGAGGAGGGTGCCACAAGAGTTGCTTCTGAAGAGGAGGTTTCTTCTGTTAAAAATGGTACAGGCAGATTCTCAGACACTGAGAAGATGAGACTTAAGGATGAAGAACTTCGCGATTATGAGGAAGATGACAGTCATTACAATGATCGCGACAGAGATAGAGACAGAGACCGCGACAGAGACAGGGATCGCAGAAGAACTAGACGAGACTACGACGAAGATGACGATTTCTATGGATATGACAGGGATCGCGACAGATATCGTAAGCAGAATCCACAGGGAGCAGGCAGAATAGAGAAGCTTACTATCGCTATGGCTATAGTGCTTGCAGTTCTCATTGGATTTATGGGGCTGTTGCTCGTCGGAAGAAAGCTCGGTCTTGTAGGCAATTCTGAGGCCGGAGCAGAAGGATCAAGTGTTGCAGCAAGTTCTGAGGCAAGCTCAGGAGCAGCCCAGGAGGAAACAGCTGATGGAATCATAATTCCTGATGTTTCCGGCAAATCATATGCTGAGGCTGTAGCAACCCTCAATGAAAAAGGTTTTAAGGTTGAAAAAGGTGAGGATGCAGGCAGCAGCCTTGCCAAGGACCTTGTATCATATACTAATCCGGCAGCAGGTAACAGAGCAAAGAGCGGAGCAACGATAAGTGTATTTGTCAGCACAGGAGCTAATGCTTCTGCAGGAAATGCTACCGCAGCTGTTTCTACAGCCAAGGCAGATGGACAGGTTACAGTTCCTAATGTTATCGGCAAGACTTCTGAAGAGGCTGTTATCATGCTGGTAGAAGCCGGACTTACAGCAGGTTCTGTTGTTGAGACCAGCAATGAAGACCCTAATCTTACAGGTCTTATCTGCGCACAGAGTATTGCTTATGGAACATCAGTATCTGAGGGCACAGTGATCAACATGGAGCTTTCTACAGGCCCTGCAACTGTTACATACAGCTATGTTTCAGATATTTCCGCACCTACTGAGGGCGAGAACTATCAGGCTGGAATTTCAGTTCATGTGACACTTGTTACTTCAGATGGAACAACACTTCTTAATACAACTACTTCAGATTTTCCTATTCAGATGAATTCCAAGGGAATTACATCTCCTACAGGAACTCTGACATTTGTTTATACAGCAACATCACCTACAACTACCAATGAAGCAGGAGAGACTGTTGGTGGAGAGACCAAAGAGATAACAGTAACAAGAGCAGTTACTTTTACACAGGAGAATTAA